One Desulfobulbus propionicus DSM 2032 DNA segment encodes these proteins:
- a CDS encoding lytic transglycosylase domain-containing protein: MAKATVSRANDHPAARSLQDSIESVATEHGVDPLLVKAVIKTESNFDPEAVSARGALGLMQLMPATARELRVANPLDPLENVTGGTRYLRTLLDSYDGNVALSLAAYNAGPGRVKDAIPNIPETRTYVARVLRHYASYRQAR, encoded by the coding sequence TTGGCAAAGGCGACCGTCTCGCGGGCTAACGACCATCCGGCCGCCAGGTCGCTGCAGGACTCCATCGAGTCTGTTGCCACGGAACACGGGGTCGATCCGCTGCTCGTCAAGGCGGTGATCAAGACGGAATCGAACTTCGATCCCGAAGCCGTGTCCGCCAGGGGCGCCCTGGGCCTGATGCAGCTCATGCCGGCCACAGCCCGGGAACTTCGGGTGGCCAACCCGCTCGATCCCCTGGAAAACGTCACCGGCGGCACCAGGTACCTGCGTACCCTGCTCGACAGCTACGACGGCAACGTGGCCCTCAGCCTGGCCGCCTACAACGCCGGCCCGGGCCGGGTCAAAGACGCCATCCCCAACATCCCCGAAACCAGAACCTATGTGGCCAGGGTGCTGCGCCACTATGCCTCTTACCGCCAGGCCAGGTAA
- a CDS encoding conjugal transfer protein TraG N-terminal domain-containing protein, translating to MMHKTIALFLLALLLPPEAALALDMEYYTYGGFNPIVQAFTRVALIFSDAGYQGLITVMTIMGVLAGSGAWIARAATGARVIPLTWTVPVLFGAVVYLAVFVPKGSLTVYDPVLNRFQTVGDLPDAIVFTAGALNLIERGLVDIIDTAAAPDAAYSRTAGGIGFKALEAVKGSTPKNNHARTSMIRYVKDCVTFELMRPGTTLSLDDLRNTSTDFLANLSQAVNPSVFTVYYDSAHPEGATMSCTQAWNQLRPLYAATSNYGEAIRKVCSKAYFDPDNSAELTTCRNLINATMTFATGTAVPPERLLQQRQIAEILYSFYFQDDPETAVLMESDRRITASGLGVGLTMNEWIPVIRAILTAIAIGVIPFLVLFLPTPIVGKAASVLLGFFVFLSTWGVTDAVIHGAAMDYAARGFEEVRQSNLGVYALAALPSVSTKMLAMFGVIRSAGIMLASLFSMMLIRFGGHALAMLAGNLSAIVQGAGSHAGGLLTPEGLSGAMQQQVRAAGLLDGMAEHRFANLAAASAWSLHKSVGSHTAAMNARASLQQSGEVPAGASQGEFATMMASANQQVGTASGPVSVATGPDGSLTRSRAERVNADGSSSVILRGAGGAGTREDTLAAGKAAYAVDSAGHHTTTQASVHGLDPVRVGAMAVRQKVVGAAHSLGSDSNWGMLWQQVQRDSLSGGVNRSYGDTLNNSLSSNWRRAFNDQSSFMHSLDEIQRTQLQSALGVGGKIIGANLGASGQLTVIGGDGERVSFNVSEDTAKAFARDEARVRSEAVAQTFSDGRGLDYLANVAKRIGATEAYSILDEAREINRAQESYGADLTTALIRNYARERYGEETPETIRKTISDFNSYVTRQGPAGVNTMQDIVSGFVSGHGYGWGSTGAEVQSAIQQARGRMHDQEMMKGYVEQAAGTATAKTGWINEGNLQGKEPHPVPMREPNGKQTITDADSLRSVNRYEESGRGRIRTNAKGMAAEGVGKVFKGVVDSEGKRPTSEGFFTAPAERVSGPEDSQPGPVIEIHKKK from the coding sequence ATGATGCACAAGACAATTGCTCTGTTTCTGCTGGCGCTTCTCCTGCCACCCGAGGCCGCCCTGGCCCTGGACATGGAGTACTACACCTACGGCGGCTTCAACCCCATTGTCCAGGCGTTCACCCGGGTTGCCCTCATCTTCAGCGATGCCGGCTACCAGGGACTGATCACGGTGATGACCATCATGGGTGTACTCGCTGGTTCGGGCGCCTGGATCGCCCGGGCCGCCACCGGCGCGCGGGTCATCCCGCTCACCTGGACCGTGCCGGTCCTGTTCGGCGCGGTCGTCTACCTGGCCGTGTTCGTGCCCAAGGGCAGCCTCACCGTCTACGACCCGGTGCTCAACCGGTTCCAGACCGTGGGCGACCTGCCGGACGCCATTGTCTTCACCGCCGGCGCCCTCAACCTGATCGAGCGCGGCCTCGTCGACATCATAGACACCGCGGCCGCACCCGATGCCGCCTACAGCCGCACCGCCGGCGGCATCGGCTTCAAGGCCCTGGAAGCGGTCAAGGGCTCCACGCCCAAGAATAACCACGCCCGCACCTCCATGATCCGCTACGTCAAGGACTGCGTCACCTTCGAACTCATGCGGCCGGGCACCACCCTGTCGCTTGACGACCTGCGCAACACGAGTACCGATTTTCTCGCGAACCTCAGCCAGGCGGTCAACCCCTCCGTGTTCACGGTCTATTACGACAGTGCCCACCCCGAGGGCGCCACCATGAGCTGCACCCAGGCCTGGAACCAGCTGCGGCCCCTGTACGCCGCCACCAGCAACTATGGCGAGGCGATCCGCAAGGTCTGCAGCAAGGCCTACTTCGATCCGGACAACAGCGCCGAGCTGACCACCTGCCGCAACCTGATCAACGCGACCATGACCTTTGCCACCGGCACGGCCGTGCCGCCGGAGCGGCTCCTGCAGCAGCGGCAGATCGCCGAGATCCTCTACAGCTTCTACTTTCAGGACGATCCCGAGACTGCGGTGCTCATGGAGAGCGACCGGAGGATTACCGCCTCCGGTCTCGGTGTCGGCCTGACCATGAACGAGTGGATCCCGGTGATCCGCGCAATACTGACCGCCATCGCCATCGGCGTGATCCCCTTCCTGGTGCTGTTCCTGCCCACGCCGATCGTTGGCAAGGCCGCCTCGGTCCTGCTCGGCTTTTTCGTGTTCCTCTCCACCTGGGGTGTTACCGACGCGGTGATCCACGGCGCGGCCATGGACTATGCCGCGCGCGGGTTCGAGGAGGTGCGCCAGTCGAACCTGGGAGTGTACGCCCTGGCCGCCCTGCCCTCGGTCTCGACCAAGATGCTGGCCATGTTCGGGGTGATCCGCTCCGCCGGCATCATGCTCGCCAGCCTGTTCTCGATGATGCTCATCCGGTTCGGCGGCCATGCCCTGGCCATGCTGGCCGGCAACCTGAGCGCCATTGTCCAGGGCGCGGGCAGTCATGCCGGCGGGCTGCTCACCCCGGAGGGTCTCTCCGGGGCGATGCAGCAGCAGGTCCGCGCCGCCGGTCTGCTGGACGGCATGGCCGAGCACCGGTTCGCCAACCTCGCCGCGGCTTCGGCCTGGAGCCTGCACAAATCCGTGGGCAGCCACACCGCGGCCATGAACGCCCGCGCCAGTCTGCAGCAGTCCGGTGAGGTGCCCGCGGGCGCCTCCCAGGGCGAGTTCGCCACCATGATGGCCTCGGCCAACCAGCAGGTGGGCACGGCCAGCGGACCGGTGAGTGTCGCCACCGGGCCGGATGGCAGCCTCACCCGTTCACGGGCGGAGCGGGTCAATGCGGATGGCTCCTCCAGCGTCATCCTGCGCGGGGCGGGCGGCGCCGGCACCCGGGAGGACACCCTGGCCGCGGGCAAGGCCGCCTATGCGGTGGACAGCGCGGGCCACCACACCACCACCCAGGCCTCGGTGCATGGCCTCGACCCGGTGCGGGTGGGGGCCATGGCCGTGCGTCAGAAGGTGGTCGGTGCCGCCCACAGTCTCGGCAGCGACAGCAACTGGGGCATGCTCTGGCAGCAGGTGCAGCGCGACAGCCTCTCCGGCGGGGTCAACCGCAGCTACGGCGATACGCTCAACAACAGCCTCTCCAGCAACTGGCGGCGGGCGTTCAACGATCAGTCGAGTTTTATGCACTCGCTGGATGAAATCCAAAGAACCCAACTACAAAGCGCGTTGGGTGTCGGAGGCAAAATCATTGGAGCAAACCTTGGCGCCAGCGGCCAATTGACAGTCATAGGGGGTGATGGTGAACGAGTCAGTTTCAATGTCTCCGAAGACACGGCCAAGGCCTTTGCCCGCGACGAAGCCAGGGTCCGCTCCGAGGCAGTGGCGCAGACTTTCAGCGATGGCCGTGGCCTGGATTACCTGGCCAACGTGGCCAAGCGCATCGGCGCCACCGAGGCCTACTCCATCCTCGACGAGGCTCGGGAGATCAACCGCGCGCAGGAGTCCTACGGTGCGGACTTGACCACCGCCCTCATCAGGAACTACGCCCGGGAACGCTACGGCGAGGAGACCCCGGAAACGATCCGCAAGACCATCAGCGACTTCAACAGCTATGTTACCCGGCAAGGCCCGGCCGGCGTCAACACCATGCAGGATATCGTCAGCGGCTTTGTCAGCGGCCACGGTTACGGTTGGGGTTCCACCGGTGCGGAGGTGCAGAGTGCCATCCAGCAGGCCAGGGGCCGGATGCACGATCAGGAGATGATGAAGGGATATGTCGAGCAGGCGGCCGGGACCGCTACCGCCAAGACCGGCTGGATCAACGAGGGGAACCTGCAGGGCAAGGAACCGCATCCGGTGCCGATGCGTGAGCCCAATGGGAAACAAACCATCACTGACGCGGACAGTCTGCGCAGCGTCAACCGGTACGAGGAGTCGGGCAGGGGCAGGATACGAACCAACGCCAAGGGCATGGCGGCCGAGGGCGTTGGCAAGGTCTTCAAGGGGGTGGTGGACAGTGAGGGGAAAAGGCCGACCTCCGAGGGCTTTTTTACAGCCCCGGCAGAGCGAGTGTCAGGGCCTGAGGACAGTCAGCCCGGTCCTGTGATTGAAATCCACAAGAAGAAGTGA
- a CDS encoding conjugal transfer protein TraH: MRLLITPLVLALLLAPAAHAGWVDDWLQQQATTSPDYLSGQQRGYYAGGSFSGRWRSTAEYPVTVEMPRIKSGCGGIDVFMGGFSFMNTDYLVDKLQAILTNASAVAFDLALKTLCEQCSNTIKNFEALADKLNSMQIDECAAAKELVGIVADGNGFHSTEVMRERLGTAIKENKLVSGTAEMWDILTKEDRANNNQPKPADLAAVTSGCNADIRAIFLSGGSLLANVGSRLSIPTSHVNLLRGLVGDIQLEGAANGYRVATIPPCAQNNPDDLEAFTDGEVYAKSATGGCSRITDAGRDLVESVTSKLNTIADKLAAKGSLSAVEQTFIEGNPLAPLPILKTAVGTGTRDAVIPGLADITAKAYSLQMLSDLYVRGEAIGAKAKEVLEKKAGPAGGQGPEQCAAVLFAEHADQGLTLMLRRIRSLKEAAKTSYIAAAGEMNTIVTYLNHMQRLESQMAAEITRRYGKDLADRVQAQ, translated from the coding sequence ATGCGATTGCTCATCACTCCCCTTGTCCTCGCGCTCCTGCTGGCCCCGGCTGCCCATGCCGGCTGGGTCGACGACTGGCTGCAGCAGCAGGCCACCACCAGTCCCGATTACCTCAGCGGTCAGCAGCGTGGTTACTACGCCGGCGGCAGCTTCTCCGGCCGCTGGCGGAGCACCGCCGAGTACCCGGTCACCGTGGAGATGCCGCGCATCAAGAGCGGTTGCGGCGGTATCGACGTGTTCATGGGCGGGTTCAGCTTCATGAACACCGACTACCTGGTGGACAAGCTCCAGGCCATCCTCACCAACGCCTCGGCCGTGGCCTTTGACCTGGCCCTGAAGACCCTGTGTGAGCAGTGCTCGAACACCATCAAGAACTTCGAGGCCCTGGCCGACAAGCTCAACTCCATGCAGATCGACGAGTGCGCCGCGGCCAAGGAACTGGTCGGGATCGTGGCCGACGGAAACGGCTTCCACTCCACCGAGGTGATGCGCGAGCGGCTCGGCACGGCCATCAAGGAGAACAAGCTGGTGAGCGGCACGGCCGAGATGTGGGACATCCTCACCAAGGAGGACCGGGCCAACAACAATCAGCCCAAGCCCGCGGACCTGGCCGCCGTGACCAGTGGCTGCAACGCCGACATCCGCGCCATCTTCCTCTCCGGCGGTTCGCTGTTGGCGAACGTCGGCAGCCGCCTGTCCATCCCGACCAGCCACGTCAACCTGCTCCGCGGCCTGGTGGGTGATATCCAGCTCGAAGGGGCGGCCAACGGTTACCGGGTCGCCACCATCCCGCCCTGCGCCCAGAACAACCCGGACGACCTGGAGGCCTTCACCGACGGTGAGGTCTATGCCAAGAGCGCCACCGGTGGTTGCAGCCGGATCACCGACGCGGGCCGCGACCTGGTCGAGTCGGTGACCAGCAAACTGAACACCATCGCCGACAAGTTGGCCGCCAAGGGCAGCCTGAGCGCGGTCGAGCAGACTTTCATCGAGGGCAACCCGCTTGCGCCCCTGCCCATCCTCAAGACCGCCGTGGGCACCGGTACCCGTGACGCGGTCATCCCCGGGCTGGCCGACATCACCGCCAAGGCCTACAGCCTGCAGATGCTCTCCGACCTCTACGTCCGCGGCGAGGCCATCGGCGCCAAGGCCAAGGAGGTGCTCGAGAAGAAGGCCGGTCCCGCCGGCGGCCAGGGACCGGAGCAATGCGCGGCCGTGCTCTTTGCTGAGCACGCCGACCAGGGGCTCACCCTCATGCTCCGGCGCATCCGCTCGCTCAAGGAGGCTGCCAAGACCAGCTACATCGCCGCTGCGGGCGAGATGAACACCATCGTCACCTATCTCAACCACATGCAGCGGCTGGAGTCCCAGATGGCCGCCGAGATCACCCGGCGCTACGGCAAGGACCTGGCCGACCGGGTGCAGGCCCAGTGA
- a CDS encoding conjugal transfer protein TraF, producing the protein MHARSSIRPCRSGSLCCALVLVATLAWGDNRSSADTPGFYDQSKHGWFWYEDPPAEPEVEQPPDQPVPSVQSVSRDVSLANYSTEELWTLYPDDFQQLLNGLQKKAVQYPTEQNILEYLSIQDIARRKALAYANATQYVTQKRADLFTLNQVYPVSTPGVAARVRLQQDEISRTIDTARTDHALLFFVAPGCGFCTQQAEILAHFVDRHGWQVRPVDLTAQPDLALRFKVSVTPTLLLIRQDRQESMAIATGVVTLPEIERKLAQAIRFLRGDTGPDSFTTYEFQKGSALDPAAILNTPAPWKGSVTP; encoded by the coding sequence ATGCACGCGAGATCCTCCATCAGGCCCTGCCGCTCTGGTAGCCTCTGCTGCGCGCTGGTCCTGGTGGCCACGCTCGCCTGGGGTGACAACCGGTCCTCAGCAGACACGCCAGGGTTCTACGACCAGAGCAAGCACGGCTGGTTCTGGTACGAGGATCCGCCGGCCGAACCGGAGGTGGAACAACCTCCGGACCAACCGGTGCCATCGGTGCAGTCTGTATCCCGCGATGTCTCCCTCGCCAACTACTCCACCGAGGAACTGTGGACTCTGTATCCGGACGACTTCCAGCAACTGCTCAACGGCCTGCAGAAAAAGGCGGTCCAGTACCCGACCGAACAAAACATCCTCGAGTACCTGTCCATCCAGGATATCGCCCGGCGCAAGGCCCTGGCCTATGCCAACGCCACCCAGTACGTCACCCAGAAACGGGCCGACCTGTTTACCCTCAACCAGGTGTACCCGGTCTCCACCCCGGGCGTGGCCGCGCGGGTGCGGCTGCAGCAGGACGAGATCAGCCGGACCATCGACACGGCCCGCACTGATCACGCCCTGCTGTTCTTCGTCGCCCCGGGTTGCGGGTTCTGCACCCAGCAGGCCGAGATCCTCGCCCACTTCGTCGACCGCCACGGCTGGCAGGTGCGGCCGGTGGACCTCACCGCTCAACCAGACCTGGCCCTGCGCTTCAAGGTGAGTGTCACCCCGACCCTGCTGCTCATCCGCCAGGACCGTCAGGAGTCCATGGCCATTGCCACCGGCGTGGTCACCCTGCCCGAGATCGAGCGCAAACTCGCCCAGGCAATCCGCTTCCTGCGCGGCGACACCGGGCCGGACTCGTTCACCACCTACGAGTTCCAAAAGGGCAGCGCCCTGGACCCGGCCGCGATCCTCAACACCCCAGCGCCCTGGAAGGGGTCTGTCACCCCCTGA
- a CDS encoding S26 family signal peptidase, with the protein MAANPNSASPDRDWRLNRHERVVALIVLASCLLGSWLPGQITVATSASLDHRVFLLRPVPAQIETGDYLVFRHRDLAQVRQGLNANRERMIKRVGCRPGGWLQVDAEHRFTCDGRPLGQALATDNQGRPLPRFTHNGPVPTGQLFLVGTHPRSYDSRYFGFVDAREILHQALPLW; encoded by the coding sequence ATGGCCGCGAACCCGAACTCCGCATCCCCTGACCGTGACTGGCGACTGAACCGCCACGAGCGGGTGGTGGCCCTGATAGTGCTCGCCAGCTGCCTGCTAGGTAGTTGGCTGCCCGGACAGATCACCGTGGCCACCAGCGCATCCCTCGATCACCGGGTTTTCCTGCTCCGGCCGGTGCCCGCACAGATCGAGACCGGCGACTACCTGGTGTTCCGCCACCGCGACCTGGCCCAGGTCCGCCAGGGACTGAACGCGAACCGGGAACGGATGATCAAGCGGGTCGGCTGCCGGCCGGGCGGGTGGCTGCAAGTGGACGCGGAACACCGGTTCACCTGCGACGGCCGGCCGCTTGGTCAGGCCCTTGCCACCGACAACCAGGGGCGGCCGCTGCCGCGGTTCACCCACAACGGTCCGGTGCCGACTGGACAGCTGTTCCTCGTCGGCACCCATCCCCGCAGTTATGACAGCAGGTATTTTGGTTTTGTCGATGCACGCGAGATCCTCCATCAGGCCCTGCCGCTCTGGTAG
- a CDS encoding TrbC family F-type conjugative pilus assembly protein translates to MLHLLRVGLVVLALLIAVQPAGASNRTEQESKDGVAQAQEAARDQAAGLAVEKVVDTARAAATTMELPANRQAAAGTAAARQVMERFASPAVQKRLQGERAKVAETLKATQAGDPKQQTSQLATSEHLYLFLSSSMGEDALRRLLAGTARLGDEQVVPVFAGLPHGLDDWPSNTRFFQRVLQKEPTCRDTDANSCERVQVPLRINPVLFRQYGVTEVPTLVYDNGSRAWSVQGEAQLAVLLERIHKAADSPALAGLIASLRGGQ, encoded by the coding sequence ATGCTGCACCTGCTGCGAGTAGGCCTGGTGGTCCTGGCCCTGCTGATCGCGGTGCAGCCGGCCGGGGCCAGCAACAGGACAGAACAGGAGAGCAAAGATGGTGTGGCGCAGGCGCAGGAAGCCGCCCGGGATCAGGCGGCCGGTCTGGCGGTGGAGAAGGTGGTCGACACGGCCAGGGCAGCGGCCACAACCATGGAACTGCCCGCCAATCGCCAGGCTGCGGCCGGAACGGCAGCGGCGCGACAAGTCATGGAACGGTTCGCCTCGCCGGCCGTGCAGAAACGGCTGCAGGGCGAGCGGGCAAAGGTCGCGGAGACGTTGAAGGCCACGCAGGCCGGTGATCCAAAACAACAGACGAGCCAACTCGCGACCAGTGAGCACCTCTACCTCTTCCTCTCTAGCAGCATGGGGGAGGACGCGCTCCGCCGCTTGCTGGCCGGGACCGCCCGTCTCGGTGACGAACAAGTCGTCCCGGTCTTCGCCGGCCTGCCGCACGGACTGGACGACTGGCCAAGCAACACCCGCTTCTTCCAGCGGGTGCTGCAGAAGGAACCGACCTGCCGGGACACGGACGCGAACAGCTGCGAGCGGGTGCAGGTACCCCTGCGGATCAATCCGGTGCTGTTCAGGCAATACGGTGTCACCGAGGTCCCGACCCTGGTCTATGACAACGGCAGCCGCGCCTGGTCCGTCCAGGGCGAGGCCCAACTGGCCGTGCTGCTCGAACGCATCCACAAAGCGGCGGACAGCCCGGCACTGGCTGGCCTGATCGCCAGCCTGCGAGGTGGGCAATGA
- a CDS encoding TraU family protein: MVAPGKRFLLTVLLLTAVPALAKTGVPFNPLTDIHWEEIEFTIEGVCVCPRPPPIFVEPGLVVSYWEPFLLLDTSSVAFYSAMLGQSVGGGLLDELGGKNKSSDAVDVANESTFAQAHAFLLPLMVGLCARDDYGTWWSEFDPLWQSDELAALLTPEAALFANKAMVLACTADAVAANAGWPLDAMPWCLGSGGLTYPMTGHVDNDNIVQANATAAYRMLYKLNRIGLICDPAPECGCAYTPVWVKSHYKMNLARPSIRGVHPIGRATATWDAGANPPFMGELGPNDEFLWVVYRRQRCCTCCE, from the coding sequence TTGGTCGCCCCCGGTAAACGTTTCCTTCTGACGGTCCTGCTGCTGACCGCGGTCCCCGCGCTGGCCAAGACCGGTGTGCCGTTCAACCCGCTCACCGACATCCACTGGGAGGAGATCGAGTTCACCATCGAGGGGGTCTGCGTCTGCCCGCGGCCACCGCCGATCTTTGTCGAGCCGGGCTTGGTGGTCAGCTACTGGGAGCCCTTCCTGCTGCTCGACACCTCCTCGGTGGCCTTCTACTCGGCCATGCTCGGCCAGTCGGTGGGTGGGGGGCTGCTCGATGAGCTGGGCGGCAAGAACAAAAGCTCGGACGCGGTGGACGTGGCCAACGAGTCGACCTTTGCCCAGGCGCACGCCTTCCTCCTGCCGCTCATGGTCGGGCTCTGTGCCCGCGATGACTACGGTACCTGGTGGAGCGAGTTCGATCCGCTCTGGCAGAGCGACGAACTGGCGGCCCTGCTCACGCCCGAGGCCGCGCTCTTTGCCAACAAGGCCATGGTGCTGGCCTGCACCGCGGACGCGGTGGCGGCCAACGCCGGCTGGCCACTCGACGCCATGCCCTGGTGCCTGGGCAGCGGCGGCCTGACCTACCCCATGACCGGCCACGTCGACAATGACAACATCGTTCAGGCCAATGCCACCGCGGCCTACCGGATGCTCTACAAGCTCAACCGCATCGGCCTCATCTGCGACCCCGCACCCGAGTGCGGCTGCGCGTACACGCCGGTATGGGTGAAGAGCCACTACAAGATGAACCTGGCCCGGCCGTCCATCCGCGGGGTGCACCCCATCGGCCGGGCCACCGCGACCTGGGACGCCGGCGCCAACCCGCCGTTCATGGGCGAACTCGGCCCGAACGACGAGTTCCTCTGGGTCGTTTACCGGAGGCAGCGATGCTGCACCTGCTGCGAGTAG
- a CDS encoding TraC family protein has translation MRSLLRRLGLAPGSHLRQADLDRLTRRHPFSAFLNYLAYDPDLDVYLNQDCSLGLLWECTPLTFAGPKTLTGLEGLFRAGLPKGSVLQLILHADSHISPILTSYRESRTVDDIIVRTSTEQIVRFMDAGRNGLAACSHIPVRNFRLFVAVKLPGDSPEVPRPEQFADRNRTKPLQDIRRQLAETLRAALLSPRPLRPEALLEWARRLFNHYPDGYPEQNFSAYDQTLPLRKQILSADTRIRDHGDHLQVGANHFCCTTPKTIPAQIDPLQTNSLFGGIWGLISDMDQIKTGFLYTLNLLFEQGLETKIHAKCNLLLNQQAIGSLSPLLRRKQEEHLEATDALEHGVKFVRIIPILLVWDQDLERARESCTRARRLWEDNGYVMQQDTFILKILFLSALPFCLYTSGRNIDNLERDFIAPVPAVTPLLPVQGDFAGTGGTPRLLFVGRKGQLVALDFFAKGAPNHNIVCGATTGSGKSFLVNYLAYNYHACGTLVRIIDIGGSYKKIASMLGARYLDFQPGTTVCLNPFSNIEEPEEELKSVTAVFAQMAYSNSDTDRCDDTELNMMRNAVRWAWQQCGQAADADTVYDFLARFPDVPDADFDSMGDNPALVEVARKLAFNIREFTSHGFHGRFFVGPSTFDIHRDAFVVLELENLKIQPDLYRVVTLLVLNAVTQDLYLSDRSRSRLIIFDEAWQFLGKAAMLAPVVNEGYRRARKYNGSFMIITQSILDLDSFGEVGRVVNGNSAFKIYLESSDFDQARKQGLIDYDDFVLQLLRSVKSNPPQYSEIFLDTPFGLGVARLVVNDYDYFIYTSKPTEIAEIERMVQAGASYHEAILEMVARRADGAL, from the coding sequence ATGCGCTCCCTCCTGCGCCGCCTGGGCCTTGCACCGGGCTCCCATCTCCGCCAGGCAGACCTGGACCGGCTGACCCGACGGCACCCGTTCTCGGCCTTCCTCAACTACCTGGCCTATGACCCGGACCTGGACGTCTACCTCAACCAGGACTGCAGCCTGGGCCTGTTGTGGGAGTGCACGCCGCTCACCTTTGCCGGCCCGAAGACGCTCACCGGGCTTGAAGGACTGTTCCGCGCCGGCCTGCCCAAGGGCAGCGTGCTGCAGCTCATCCTCCACGCGGACAGTCACATCAGCCCGATCCTCACCAGCTACCGTGAGAGCCGAACCGTGGACGACATCATCGTCCGTACCAGCACCGAGCAGATCGTCCGCTTCATGGACGCGGGCCGGAACGGGCTCGCCGCCTGCAGCCACATCCCGGTACGCAACTTCCGCCTGTTCGTGGCGGTCAAGCTGCCCGGCGACAGCCCGGAGGTGCCCCGGCCCGAGCAGTTCGCGGACCGCAACCGGACCAAGCCGCTCCAGGACATCCGCCGGCAGTTGGCCGAGACCCTCCGGGCGGCCCTGCTCTCGCCCCGACCCCTGCGGCCGGAGGCGCTGCTCGAATGGGCGCGGCGGCTGTTCAACCACTACCCGGACGGCTATCCGGAACAGAACTTCTCCGCCTACGACCAGACCCTGCCACTGCGCAAGCAGATCCTCAGCGCGGACACGCGCATCCGCGACCACGGCGACCACCTGCAGGTGGGCGCGAACCACTTCTGCTGCACCACCCCCAAGACCATCCCGGCCCAAATCGACCCGCTGCAGACCAACTCGCTCTTTGGCGGCATCTGGGGCCTGATCTCGGACATGGACCAGATCAAGACCGGGTTCCTCTACACCCTGAACCTCCTCTTCGAACAGGGGCTGGAGACGAAGATCCACGCCAAATGCAACCTGCTGCTCAACCAGCAGGCCATCGGCTCGCTCTCGCCCTTGTTGCGGCGCAAGCAGGAGGAGCACCTGGAGGCCACCGACGCCCTGGAGCACGGGGTGAAGTTCGTCCGCATCATCCCCATCCTGCTCGTCTGGGACCAGGACCTGGAGCGGGCAAGGGAGTCCTGCACCCGGGCGCGGCGGCTGTGGGAGGACAACGGCTACGTCATGCAGCAGGACACGTTCATTCTGAAAATCCTCTTCCTCTCCGCCCTGCCGTTCTGCCTCTACACCTCCGGCCGCAACATCGACAACCTGGAGCGGGACTTCATCGCCCCGGTGCCCGCGGTCACACCGCTGCTACCGGTGCAGGGCGACTTCGCCGGCACCGGCGGCACGCCCAGGCTGCTCTTTGTCGGCCGCAAGGGCCAACTGGTCGCGCTCGACTTCTTTGCCAAGGGCGCGCCCAACCACAACATCGTCTGCGGCGCAACCACCGGCTCGGGCAAGTCGTTCCTGGTCAACTACCTGGCCTACAACTACCACGCCTGCGGCACCCTGGTGCGGATCATCGACATCGGCGGTAGCTACAAGAAGATCGCCAGCATGCTCGGCGCCCGCTACCTGGACTTCCAGCCCGGCACCACGGTCTGTCTCAACCCTTTCTCCAACATCGAGGAACCCGAGGAGGAGCTGAAGTCGGTGACCGCGGTGTTCGCCCAGATGGCCTACTCCAACTCGGACACAGACCGCTGCGACGACACCGAGCTGAACATGATGCGCAACGCGGTGCGCTGGGCCTGGCAACAGTGCGGCCAGGCGGCCGATGCGGACACGGTCTACGATTTCCTGGCCCGCTTCCCGGACGTGCCGGATGCGGACTTCGACAGCATGGGCGACAACCCGGCCCTGGTCGAGGTGGCGCGCAAGCTCGCCTTCAACATCCGCGAGTTCACCAGCCACGGCTTTCACGGCCGGTTCTTTGTCGGTCCCTCGACCTTTGACATCCACCGGGACGCGTTTGTGGTGCTGGAACTGGAGAACCTGAAAATCCAGCCTGACCTCTACCGGGTGGTGACCCTGCTGGTGCTCAACGCGGTCACCCAGGATCTCTACCTCTCGGACCGGTCCCGCTCGCGGCTGATCATCTTCGACGAGGCCTGGCAGTTCCTGGGCAAGGCGGCCATGCTCGCTCCGGTGGTCAACGAGGGCTACCGGCGGGCGCGCAAGTACAACGGCAGCTTCATGATCATCACCCAGTCGATACTCGACCTGGACAGCTTCGGCGAGGTCGGCCGGGTGGTGAACGGCAACTCGGCCTTCAAGATCTATCTCGAATCCTCGGACTTCGACCAGGCGCGCAAGCAGGGGCTGATCGACTACGACGACTTTGTCCTCCAGTTGCTGCGGAGCGTCAAATCGAACCCGCCCCAGTACTCGGAGATCTTCCTCGACACGCCCTTTGGCCTGGGTGTCGCCCGGCTGGTGGTCAACGACTACGACTACTTCATCTACACCTCCAAGCCCACCGAGATCGCCGAGATCGAGCGGATGGTGCAGGCAGGGGCCAGCTATCACGAGGCCATCCTGGAGATGGTCGCGCGAAGGGCTGATGGTGCGCTTTGA